A single Ascochyta rabiei chromosome 4, complete sequence DNA region contains:
- a CDS encoding Vitamin B6 transporter, whose translation MMDSNDATNGIVHGGKTTRMVLAPNVNDRLPTSEALPIRVGRVQQMWKGFEKQLVAYNLEARGIQRVETDERHDLRALGYSQVAIMWFSVNLAANNITLGMLGPAVFALGFVDSCLLSVFGALVGSMVVAYIATFGPKSGNRTMIFSRYSMGWWPSKIVVILNIIVLLGYGMIDCVVAGQILSAVSGNTMSVVVGIILVAVIAWAITTFGYQIFHYYERWAWLPQLIVLCILAGVAGPQFNISAASHGDENPDTIIGNRISFFGLTLAAAITYGGGAADYFVYYPEHASSIRIFGMTLFGLICSFAFAFVLGIGLACGMLVNTEWKAAYGTSQGALIVEAYRPLGVFGSFCGVLVALGLVANLIVPTYSSGIDAQILGRWAGFVPRVIWNTIGVIIYTVCALAGRAHLAGIFTNFLALMGYWVSIWIAIVLEEHLIFRRKTGWNWDVWNQQKKLPLGIAAFVAFVIGWVGAILCMAQVWYYGPIARLVGTYGADLGNYVGFAWAALVYPPLRVLEIKKSGR comes from the coding sequence ATGATGGACTCGAATGATGCCACGAATGGAATCGTACACGGAGGAAAGACGACGCGCATGGTACTTGCACCCAACGTAAACGATAGACTGCCTACCTCCGAAGCCCTACCGATCCGCGTGGGTAGGGTGCAGCAGATGTGGAAAGGCTTCGAGAAACAGCTGGTTGCGTACAATCTTGAGGCGCGCGGTATACAACGCGTGGAAACCGATGAGCGACATGATTTGCGCGCTCTGGGATATTCCCAGGTCGCTATCATGTGGTTCTCGGTCAATCTGGCAGCCAACAATATTACACTGGGCATGCTGGGCCCAGCTGTATTTGCGCTGGGCTTCGTCGACAGCTGTCTGTTGAGCGTATTTGGTGCGCTCGTAGGGTCTATGGTGGTCGCGTACATTGCAACCTTTGGCCCGAAAAGTGGCAACAGGACCATGATCTTCTCGCGGTACAGCATGGGATGGTGGCCTTCCAAGATCGTCGTCATCCTAAACATCATCGTCCTTCTCGGATACGGCATGATTGATTGCGTTGTCGCTGGCCAGATCCTGTCCGCGGTGTCGGGCAACACCATGTCTGTTGTAGTTGGCATCATCCTCGTTGCAGTCATCGCTTGGGCCATCACCACCTTTGGTTACCAGATCTTCCACTACTACGAGCGCTGGGCGTGGCTGCCGCAGCTCATTGTGCTTTGCATCTTGGCCGGTGTTGCTGGACCTCAGTTCAACATCTCTGCTGCCTCGCATGGTGACGAGAATCCGGACACCATCATTGGCAACAGGATTAGCTTCTTCGGCCTCACCCTTGCGGCAGCTATCACCTACGGCGGCGGTGCAGCTGACTATTTCGTTTACTATCCCGAACACGCCTCCTCTATCAGGATCTTTGGTATGACCCTGTTTGGCCTTATCTGCAGCTTTGCTTTTGCCTTTGTCCTCGGCATTGGCCTGGCCTGTGGAATGCTGGTTAACACTGAGTGGAAAGCAGCATATGGTACTTCGCAGGGCGCACTCATCGTCGAAGCGTATCGGCCCTTGGGCGTCTTTGGCTCCTTCTGCGGCGTCTTAGTTGCGCTCGGCCTTGTCGCCAACCTCATTGTGCCCACCTACTCGTCTGGAATCGACGCGCAAATCCTCGGCCGCTGGGCTGGTTTCGTGCCTCGCGTAATCTGGAACACAATCGGCGTTATCATCTACACGGTATGCGCACTCGCCGGACGCGCTCACCTTGCTGGAATATTTACGAATTTCCTTGCGCTGATGGGATACTGGGTATCGATTTGGATCGCCATTGTGCTTGAGGAACATCTCATCTTCCGCAGGAAGACGGGCTGGAATTGGGATGTGTGGAACCAGCAGAAGAAGCTGCCACTGGGGATTGCAGCATTCGTTGCATTCGTCATAGGCTGGGTGGGCGCGATCTTGTGCATGGCACAGGTCTGGTATTATGGACCGATTGCGCGTCTCGTGGGTACCTATGGCGCTGACCTGGGCAACTATGTTGGCTTTGCATGGGCTGCGCTGGTGTACCCGCCGTTGAGGGTGTTGGAAATCAAGAAATCTGGCAGGTGA